The following proteins are encoded in a genomic region of Rhodoferax aquaticus:
- the preA gene encoding NAD-dependent dihydropyrimidine dehydrogenase subunit PreA, with protein sequence MANLHTNFIGIQSPNPFWLASAPPTDKAYNVNRAFEAGWGGVVWKTLGEAGPPVVNVNGPRYGALMTNDRRMMGFNNIELITDRDLELNLKEIREVKRNWQDRAMIVSLMVPCEEQSWKNILARLVDTGADGIELNFGCPHGMSERGMGAAVGQVPEYIEMVTAWCKQYSKLPVIVKLTPNITDIRKPAQAAKRGGADAVSLINTINSIMGVDPYTLTMSPSTGGKGSHGGYCGPAVKPIALNMVAEIARDPATAGLPISGIGGIGNWRDALDFIALGSGTVQVCTAAMVYGFKIVQEMSDGLSNYMDEMGFKSVSEIVGKAVPTVSDWRYLNLNHISKAVINQDSCIQCGRCHIACEDTSHQAITNMKDGKRFFEVKEDECVGCNLCVTVCPVPECISLRDLVPGETDQRTGKTVSAVHADWTTHPNNPMSAKAA encoded by the coding sequence ATGGCCAATCTACACACCAATTTCATCGGCATCCAAAGCCCCAACCCCTTCTGGCTGGCGTCTGCGCCCCCTACCGACAAGGCGTACAACGTCAACCGCGCATTTGAAGCGGGCTGGGGCGGCGTGGTCTGGAAGACTTTGGGCGAAGCCGGCCCACCGGTTGTCAACGTCAACGGCCCCCGCTACGGCGCGCTGATGACCAACGACCGCCGCATGATGGGCTTCAACAACATTGAGCTCATCACCGACCGCGACTTGGAGCTCAACCTCAAAGAGATCCGCGAGGTCAAGCGCAACTGGCAAGACCGCGCCATGATCGTGTCGCTCATGGTGCCGTGCGAAGAGCAGTCGTGGAAGAACATCTTGGCCCGCTTGGTGGACACCGGTGCCGACGGCATTGAACTCAACTTTGGCTGCCCCCACGGCATGAGCGAGCGCGGCATGGGTGCTGCAGTGGGCCAAGTGCCTGAGTACATCGAGATGGTCACTGCATGGTGCAAGCAGTACAGCAAGCTGCCCGTGATTGTGAAGCTCACGCCCAACATCACCGACATCCGCAAGCCCGCGCAAGCCGCCAAGCGCGGTGGGGCCGACGCCGTGTCGCTCATCAACACCATCAATTCCATCATGGGCGTGGACCCCTACACCCTGACCATGTCGCCAAGCACTGGTGGCAAGGGCAGCCATGGCGGTTATTGCGGCCCGGCCGTCAAGCCCATTGCACTGAACATGGTGGCCGAGATCGCCCGCGACCCCGCTACCGCAGGCCTGCCCATCAGCGGTATTGGCGGCATTGGCAACTGGCGCGATGCTTTGGACTTTATTGCACTGGGCTCTGGCACGGTGCAGGTGTGCACCGCCGCCATGGTGTATGGCTTCAAGATCGTGCAAGAGATGAGCGATGGCCTGTCCAACTACATGGACGAAATGGGCTTCAAGAGCGTGTCTGAAATCGTGGGCAAAGCGGTGCCAACCGTGTCCGACTGGCGCTACCTCAATCTCAACCACATCAGCAAAGCGGTCATCAACCAAGACAGCTGCATCCAGTGCGGACGCTGCCACATCGCGTGCGAAGACACCAGCCACCAAGCCATCACCAATATGAAAGATGGCAAGCGCTTCTTCGAAGTCAAAGAAGACGAATGCGTGGGCTGCAACCTGTGCGTGACCGTGTGCCCTGTGCCAGAGTGCATCTCACTGCGCGACCTAGTACCGGGTGAAACCGACCAGCGCACGGGCAAAACCGTGAGCGCTGTGCATGCCGACTGGACCACCCACCCCAACAACCCTATGAGCGCCAAGGCGGCCTAA
- the hydA gene encoding dihydropyrimidinase, producing the protein MTTLFIRGGTVVNADRAFKADVITQDGKITAVGENLSAPVGATIVDAGGQYVMPGGIDPHTHMQLPFMGTTTMDDFFTGTAAGLAGGNTTIIDFVIPNPQQPIMEAYQTWRGWAEKAASDYSFHVAITWWDETVKRDMGTLVQTEGVNSFKHFMAYKNAIMCDDETLVNSFKRCLELGAMPTVHAENGELVYLLQKTVAEMGIKGPEGHPLSRPPMVEGEAANRAIAIADVLNVPIYVVHVSCIEAAEAIARARARGQRVYGEVLAGHLVVDDSVYRHPDFATAAAHVMSPPFRPKGNQEFLWRGLQSGSLHTTATDHCTFCAAQKAAGKDDFSKIPNGTGGVEERLAVVWDDGVNTGRITPSEFVAITSANTAKLFNIYPQKGSVSVGADADLVVWDPAGTKTLSAKTQFSKGDFNIFEGRTVKGIPSHTVSQGELVFVQGDLRAVNGKGRYIKRPAFNDNFAANKLRADALAPTAVKR; encoded by the coding sequence ATGACGACTCTGTTTATCCGTGGCGGCACCGTGGTCAACGCAGACCGCGCCTTCAAAGCCGATGTCATTACCCAAGACGGCAAGATCACCGCCGTGGGCGAGAACCTAAGCGCACCAGTCGGTGCCACCATCGTGGATGCGGGCGGGCAGTACGTCATGCCCGGCGGCATTGACCCCCACACCCACATGCAACTGCCGTTCATGGGCACCACCACCATGGACGACTTTTTCACCGGCACCGCAGCGGGCTTGGCCGGTGGTAACACCACCATCATCGACTTCGTCATCCCCAACCCACAACAACCCATCATGGAGGCCTACCAAACGTGGCGTGGCTGGGCGGAGAAGGCGGCGTCCGACTACTCGTTCCACGTGGCCATTACCTGGTGGGACGAAACGGTGAAGCGCGACATGGGCACACTGGTGCAGACCGAGGGTGTGAACAGCTTCAAGCACTTCATGGCCTACAAAAACGCCATCATGTGTGACGACGAAACGCTGGTGAACAGCTTCAAGCGCTGCTTGGAATTGGGTGCCATGCCCACCGTGCACGCCGAGAATGGCGAGCTGGTCTACCTGCTGCAAAAGACCGTGGCTGAAATGGGCATCAAAGGCCCAGAAGGCCACCCGCTCTCACGCCCCCCTATGGTGGAAGGCGAAGCCGCCAACCGCGCCATTGCCATTGCCGATGTGCTCAACGTGCCCATCTACGTGGTGCATGTCAGCTGCATTGAAGCCGCAGAAGCCATTGCCCGCGCCCGTGCGCGCGGCCAGCGTGTGTACGGCGAGGTATTGGCCGGCCACTTGGTGGTAGACGACAGCGTGTACCGCCACCCCGACTTTGCCACCGCTGCGGCCCACGTCATGAGCCCGCCCTTCCGACCCAAAGGCAACCAAGAGTTCTTGTGGCGCGGCCTGCAAAGCGGCAGCTTGCACACCACCGCCACCGACCACTGCACCTTCTGCGCAGCGCAAAAGGCCGCCGGCAAAGACGACTTCTCCAAAATCCCCAATGGCACTGGCGGCGTGGAAGAGCGCTTGGCCGTGGTGTGGGACGACGGCGTGAACACAGGGCGCATCACGCCCTCTGAGTTTGTGGCCATTACCTCCGCCAACACGGCCAAGCTGTTCAACATCTACCCCCAAAAAGGCAGCGTGAGCGTGGGTGCCGATGCAGACTTGGTGGTGTGGGACCCCGCGGGTACCAAAACACTGTCTGCCAAAACACAGTTCAGCAAAGGAGACTTCAACATCTTCGAAGGCCGCACCGTCAAAGGCATCCCAAGCCACACCGTCAGCCAAGGCGAACTGGTGTTTGTGCAAGGCGACCTGCGCGCAGTCAACGGCAAAGGCCGCTACATCAAGCGCCCCGCCTTCAACGACAACTTTGCCGCCAACAAGCTGCGGGCCGATGCACTGGCCCCAACAGCGGTGAAGCGTTAA
- a CDS encoding Zn-dependent hydrolase has translation MTTATAIDLNNIRINGERLWASLMELAQIGATQKGGVCRLTLTDLDKQGRDLVTRWAREAGMTVTIDKIGNGFMRRAGRNNSLPPIMTGSHIDTQPTGGKFDGNYGVLAGIEVVRTLNDLGIETEAPIEVAFWTNEEGSRFVPVMMGSGVFAKAFTLEHAYAATDTEGKSVKGELERIGYIGDQEPGDHPIGAYFETHIEQGPVLEDNDVTIGVVSGVLGIRWFDCTVTGMEAHAGPTPMALRKDSLLAATRIMQDVVAAAHRHPPHGRGTVGMVQVFPNSRNVIPGRVKFSIDLRNSTDALVDQMADEVKAFAAKVAQEHGVDVKIEMVSSYNAIAFHDDCVEAVGRAAKKLGYSNMPAVSGAGHDAVYMAKLAPSGMIFIPCKDGISHNEIEDAKPEHITAGCNVLLHAMLERAGT, from the coding sequence ATGACCACAGCAACCGCCATCGATCTCAACAATATCCGCATCAACGGCGAGCGCCTCTGGGCCTCGTTGATGGAGCTGGCGCAAATTGGTGCCACACAAAAAGGCGGTGTGTGCCGCTTAACGCTGACCGACCTGGACAAGCAAGGCCGCGACCTTGTGACCCGTTGGGCGCGTGAAGCCGGCATGACCGTCACCATCGACAAAATCGGCAACGGCTTCATGCGCCGCGCGGGCCGCAACAACAGCCTGCCACCCATCATGACCGGCAGCCATATCGACACCCAGCCCACCGGTGGCAAGTTCGATGGCAACTACGGTGTGCTGGCGGGCATCGAGGTGGTACGCACCCTGAACGACCTGGGCATTGAGACCGAAGCGCCGATTGAAGTGGCCTTCTGGACCAACGAAGAAGGCTCGCGCTTTGTGCCGGTGATGATGGGCTCGGGCGTGTTTGCCAAAGCCTTCACGCTGGAGCATGCCTATGCCGCGACCGACACCGAGGGCAAAAGCGTCAAGGGCGAGTTGGAACGCATTGGCTATATCGGAGACCAAGAACCGGGCGACCACCCGATTGGTGCGTACTTCGAGACGCACATCGAACAAGGCCCGGTGCTCGAAGACAACGACGTGACCATTGGCGTAGTCAGTGGCGTACTGGGCATCCGCTGGTTTGACTGCACCGTGACCGGCATGGAGGCCCACGCCGGCCCCACACCCATGGCGCTGCGCAAGGACTCGCTCTTGGCCGCCACGCGCATCATGCAAGACGTGGTGGCCGCTGCCCACCGTCACCCGCCGCATGGCCGTGGCACCGTGGGCATGGTGCAGGTGTTCCCCAACAGCCGCAACGTGATTCCGGGCCGCGTGAAGTTCAGCATTGACCTGCGCAACAGCACTGACGCACTGGTAGACCAAATGGCCGACGAGGTAAAAGCCTTTGCCGCCAAGGTGGCGCAGGAACACGGCGTGGATGTGAAGATCGAAATGGTGTCCAGCTACAACGCGATTGCCTTCCACGACGACTGCGTAGAAGCCGTGGGCCGCGCCGCCAAGAAGCTGGGCTACTCCAACATGCCCGCCGTCTCAGGTGCCGGGCACGACGCGGTCTACATGGCCAAGCTGGCCCCCAGCGGCATGATCTTCATCCCCTGCAAAGACGGCATCAGCCACAACGAAATTGAAGACGCGAAACCAGAGCACATCACGGCTGGGTGCAATGTGCTGTTGCATGCGATGTTGGAGCGGGCTGGCACGTAA